The following proteins come from a genomic window of Paenibacillus swuensis:
- a CDS encoding pyridoxamine 5'-phosphate oxidase family protein, giving the protein MKNIYHIGERTVQARAGEVQFAEQNAKIISDRFSKGIATFFKSQTFAVLASKDNAGRVWTTFLVGEPGFIEVVDESMLRIETVIPNEDPIRIGEALIQNAGLIVIDTNIRVRIRVNGNIRRQGGSLLLNADQVYGNCPKYIQQRTMLASEGYGRRIVDSNRGVSLTIRQQRWINEADTFYIGTTSPDGAMDASHRGGNPGFVLVQDEKTLLFPDYAGNSMFNTLGNLLIEPSAGLLFLNYSNASSLHVSGEAEIVWDEKELIRFRGANRCVRFSIKETLELFEVGGMRWSEADMSPFNP; this is encoded by the coding sequence ATGAAAAACATCTATCATATCGGAGAAAGGACGGTTCAAGCTCGGGCCGGGGAAGTGCAGTTTGCAGAGCAGAATGCGAAGATCATCAGCGACCGTTTTTCCAAAGGAATCGCTACTTTTTTCAAGTCGCAGACTTTTGCTGTACTGGCTTCAAAAGATAATGCCGGGCGGGTCTGGACTACCTTTCTTGTCGGCGAACCTGGGTTTATTGAAGTCGTCGATGAAAGCATGCTTCGCATTGAAACCGTCATCCCCAATGAAGATCCCATACGTATCGGGGAAGCGCTTATTCAAAATGCTGGGCTTATAGTAATTGACACGAACATTCGCGTTAGGATACGTGTAAATGGCAACATCCGCAGGCAAGGCGGTTCTTTACTGCTAAATGCTGACCAAGTGTACGGAAATTGCCCTAAATACATTCAACAGAGAACAATGCTCGCATCTGAAGGATACGGACGGAGAATTGTAGATAGTAACAGAGGAGTCAGCCTAACAATCAGGCAGCAGAGATGGATTAACGAAGCAGACACATTCTATATTGGAACAACAAGCCCCGATGGAGCCATGGACGCTTCTCACCGAGGAGGGAATCCAGGATTCGTACTTGTTCAAGATGAGAAGACTCTACTATTTCCTGATTATGCTGGAAACTCTATGTTCAACACGCTAGGTAACCTTCTTATAGAACCATCCGCAGGATTGCTCTTCTTAAATTACAGCAATGCTAGCTCTTTGCATGTGTCCGGAGAGGCGGAAATCGTATGGGATGAGAAAGAGTTAATCCGGTTTCGTGGAGCTAATAGGTGCGTGCGTTTCTCAATAAAAGAGACGTTAGAGTTGTTTGAGGTTGGCGGCATGCGTTGGAGTGAGGCAGACATGTCTCCATTTAACCCTTAG
- a CDS encoding glycoside hydrolase family 2 TIM barrel-domain containing protein, translated as MSTQTKKPKFVYTPPANGYPEWNNNPEIFQLNRMEAHANLKTYDSLEEALKGGYKTSSSYLSLNGTWKFAWSENPAQRPQDFYRNDFSHDGWDEIPVPAHWQLQGYDYPQYTNVRYPWEVREPIQPPFAPVNYNPVGSYVRTFTVPAEWKDQPVSISFQGVESAFYVWLNGDLVGYSEDTFTPAEFDLTPYLVDGENKLAVEVYRWCDASWLEDQDFWRMSGIFRDVYLYSAPSRQLTDFFVHTNLDEQLKDAVLEVEASVEDVFGLQGIEGLSVHAHLYHSDKAVTSFELNTDGNSEGSFNRTGSVTISNPLKWSAEQPNLYTLVLELKDETGKAIQYISSSVGFRKFEIADGLMKINGERVLFRGVNRHEFSCDTGRAVSYEDMVRDVRIMKANNVNSVRTSHYPNHPRWYELCDEYGLYVIDETNLETHGSWSYGSEVLEERTVPGSHPEWTANVLDRANSMFQRDKNHASIVIWSLGNESFGGDNFLKMHDFFHEADPSRVVHYEGVFHWRASDRASDIESHMYTVPSRVEEYAKNNPKKPFILCEYSHAMGNSNGGLHKYWELFEKYPVLQGGFIWDWIDQAIRSRTEDGTEYMAYGGDFGETPHDGNFCGNGLLFADGTVTSKLAEVKKCYQTLKFTVKDAAAGQYEIKNGNLFTDLSSYDYKWQLLASGVPSAEGTFTVDGAPGETVTVELTDAVAAAALLVGEEAVLTLSAVTKEASAWAAAGHELAWEQFVLPAATSAVTMSERGSASELNVLPFEGGIEVSGGRFTLRFDVATGGLASYKMDGQELLKSAVAPNFWRAYTDNDRGNKHEERTAIWRTAGSERVLTHFQWKHKGGTVEVEAGFNLAGGSSCTVVYAVNGEGEVRITQQLAPGNGLPEIPEVGMTFNMDGAFDALTWYGRGPHENYWDRQTSAKLGKFEGKVAEQFVPYLRPQECGNKTGVRYATVLNDAGYGLEVRGLPEVEFNALPWNFDELEANDHPYKLPVSDKTVVRVNYRQMGVGGDDSWQARTHAEYTLYANREYTFSFLLKGVAPGL; from the coding sequence ATGAGCACCCAAACCAAGAAACCTAAATTTGTATACACACCCCCGGCTAACGGATATCCGGAATGGAATAATAACCCTGAAATCTTTCAACTGAACCGCATGGAAGCTCATGCCAACCTGAAAACGTACGATTCGTTGGAGGAAGCGCTCAAAGGCGGTTACAAAACTTCCTCTTCCTATCTTTCCCTCAACGGAACATGGAAGTTTGCCTGGTCGGAGAACCCGGCGCAGCGTCCTCAGGATTTTTACCGGAATGACTTCAGCCACGATGGCTGGGATGAGATTCCTGTTCCTGCGCACTGGCAGCTGCAAGGGTATGATTACCCGCAATATACGAATGTGCGTTATCCGTGGGAAGTGCGTGAGCCGATTCAGCCGCCTTTTGCCCCGGTGAATTATAATCCTGTAGGCTCTTATGTTCGTACATTTACCGTGCCTGCCGAGTGGAAGGACCAACCGGTTTCGATCTCGTTCCAAGGTGTGGAGTCCGCGTTCTATGTGTGGTTGAATGGGGATTTGGTCGGGTATAGCGAAGATACCTTTACACCGGCGGAATTCGATTTGACCCCTTATCTGGTGGACGGCGAGAATAAACTGGCGGTTGAAGTGTATCGTTGGTGCGATGCCAGCTGGCTGGAGGATCAGGATTTCTGGCGGATGAGCGGGATTTTCCGGGATGTGTATTTGTATTCGGCGCCGTCTCGTCAGCTTACGGATTTCTTCGTTCACACGAACCTGGATGAGCAGCTGAAGGATGCTGTGCTTGAAGTGGAAGCAAGCGTTGAAGATGTTTTCGGACTTCAGGGCATTGAAGGCTTGAGCGTGCATGCTCATTTGTATCACAGTGACAAAGCGGTAACTTCATTTGAATTGAATACCGATGGAAACAGCGAAGGCAGCTTTAACCGCACCGGGTCTGTTACAATATCCAATCCGCTGAAATGGAGCGCCGAGCAGCCGAATCTTTACACGCTTGTGCTGGAGTTGAAGGACGAAACGGGTAAAGCGATTCAATATATAAGCAGCAGCGTCGGTTTCCGCAAGTTTGAGATTGCGGACGGTTTGATGAAGATTAACGGCGAGCGTGTGTTATTCCGCGGTGTAAACCGCCATGAGTTTAGCTGCGATACCGGACGTGCCGTTTCGTACGAAGATATGGTGCGTGATGTAAGGATTATGAAAGCGAACAATGTGAACTCCGTGCGTACATCTCACTATCCGAATCATCCGCGATGGTATGAGTTATGCGACGAGTATGGACTGTATGTGATTGACGAAACCAACCTGGAGACGCACGGCAGCTGGTCATATGGGTCCGAGGTGCTGGAAGAACGCACGGTTCCGGGAAGTCATCCGGAATGGACGGCTAACGTGTTGGATCGTGCGAATTCGATGTTTCAACGGGATAAGAACCACGCTTCTATTGTAATCTGGTCGCTTGGCAATGAGTCCTTCGGAGGCGATAACTTCTTGAAGATGCACGATTTCTTCCATGAAGCGGATCCTTCCAGAGTGGTGCATTACGAAGGTGTGTTCCATTGGAGAGCATCCGACCGCGCTTCGGATATCGAAAGTCACATGTACACGGTACCTAGCCGAGTGGAAGAGTATGCCAAGAATAATCCGAAGAAACCGTTTATCCTGTGCGAATACAGTCACGCGATGGGCAATTCCAACGGCGGCCTGCATAAGTACTGGGAGTTATTCGAGAAATATCCCGTACTGCAAGGCGGATTTATCTGGGATTGGATTGATCAGGCCATTCGCTCCCGTACGGAAGACGGCACGGAATATATGGCGTACGGCGGGGACTTCGGCGAAACGCCGCATGACGGCAACTTCTGCGGCAACGGCTTATTGTTCGCGGACGGAACCGTTACTTCCAAGCTGGCTGAAGTGAAGAAATGCTACCAGACCCTGAAGTTCACAGTGAAAGATGCGGCCGCGGGTCAGTATGAGATTAAGAACGGTAATTTGTTCACGGATCTGAGTAGCTACGATTATAAGTGGCAGCTGTTGGCAAGCGGTGTTCCGTCCGCGGAGGGAACCTTTACCGTTGACGGAGCGCCCGGTGAGACGGTTACCGTGGAGTTGACCGATGCCGTTGCCGCTGCGGCCCTGCTGGTCGGTGAAGAAGCGGTCTTGACTTTATCGGCTGTGACGAAGGAAGCATCCGCCTGGGCGGCGGCCGGCCATGAACTGGCTTGGGAGCAATTCGTACTGCCGGCTGCGACAAGTGCGGTGACAATGTCCGAGCGCGGATCGGCAAGTGAACTGAATGTTCTGCCTTTCGAGGGTGGCATTGAAGTGAGCGGCGGACGTTTCACATTACGCTTTGACGTTGCAACCGGTGGATTGGCGTCTTACAAGATGGACGGTCAGGAACTGTTGAAATCCGCTGTTGCGCCGAACTTCTGGCGCGCATATACGGATAATGACCGCGGAAACAAGCATGAAGAACGCACAGCGATTTGGCGCACAGCAGGTTCAGAACGAGTGCTGACTCACTTCCAATGGAAGCATAAAGGCGGCACCGTTGAAGTTGAAGCTGGATTTAACCTAGCCGGCGGATCGTCATGTACCGTTGTGTATGCTGTGAACGGCGAAGGCGAAGTGCGGATTACGCAACAACTGGCACCTGGCAACGGTCTCCCGGAAATTCCGGAAGTGGGCATGACGTTTAACATGGACGGGGCTTTCGACGCGTTAACGTGGTACGGCCGCGGACCGCATGAGAACTATTGGGACCGTCAAACCAGCGCGAAGCTGGGCAAGTTCGAAGGTAAAGTCGCAGAGCAATTTGTTCCTTATCTGCGTCCGCAAGAGTGCGGCAACAAGACGGGCGTGCGTTATGCTACGGTGCTTAACGATGCGGGTTATGGTCTTGAAGTGCGCGGATTGCCTGAAGTGGAATTTAATGCGCTGCCTTGGAACTTTGATGAACTGGAAGCGAATGATCATCCATACAAGCTGCCGGTTTCCGATAAGACCGTTGTACGCGTCAACTATCGTCAGATGGGTGTCGGCGGCGATGACAGCTGGCAAGCCAGAACCCATGCGGAATACACATTGTATGCGAATCGTGAGTACACCTTCAGCTTCTTGCTGAAGGGAGTAGCTCCGGGATTGTAA
- a CDS encoding phytanoyl-CoA dioxygenase family protein, giving the protein MEAALRTLTQEQKEHFDKEGYLIVKGLFSQEDVATIERTFEEISHQVVPGYFEPVLDGETEDPLKRYPRVMHPHRYNETAMRYMLHKPVLAVLEDLYGEEAYAAQSMFYYKPPGSRGQALHQDNFYLKVEPGNCIAAWTSIDAAHEENGGLLVVPKTHDHDISCPEEADSKESFTTHYVKPPKDQKAIPVVMDKGDVLFFNGNLIHGSYRNKTKDEFRRAFICHYANSSATSIGEHYRPLYDVHGKEIMPEANPDGGPCGLEFDVPYYH; this is encoded by the coding sequence ATGGAAGCTGCTCTACGAACGCTTACGCAAGAACAGAAAGAGCATTTTGATAAGGAAGGCTATCTGATTGTGAAAGGATTGTTTAGCCAAGAAGATGTGGCTACGATCGAGCGCACGTTCGAGGAAATCAGTCATCAAGTGGTTCCAGGTTACTTTGAACCTGTTCTGGACGGAGAGACGGAAGATCCGCTGAAACGGTATCCCCGTGTCATGCACCCGCACCGTTATAACGAGACTGCCATGAGATACATGCTGCACAAGCCGGTATTGGCTGTCCTTGAGGATCTTTACGGGGAAGAGGCTTACGCGGCACAAAGCATGTTCTATTACAAGCCCCCGGGTTCCCGCGGACAGGCGTTGCATCAGGATAACTTCTACTTGAAGGTGGAGCCGGGTAACTGTATCGCGGCCTGGACGTCCATTGATGCGGCGCATGAAGAGAACGGCGGGCTTCTTGTCGTGCCAAAGACGCATGACCATGATATTTCTTGTCCCGAAGAAGCGGACAGCAAAGAGTCGTTCACGACCCACTACGTGAAACCGCCCAAGGATCAGAAAGCGATTCCGGTCGTGATGGATAAAGGGGACGTGTTATTCTTCAACGGAAATTTAATTCACGGCTCTTATCGCAATAAGACCAAGGACGAATTTCGCAGAGCCTTCATCTGCCATTATGCAAATTCCTCGGCTACGAGCATCGGTGAACACTATCGGCCCCTATACGACGTTCACGGTAAGGAAATTATGCCGGAAGCGAATCCGGACGGCGGCCCTTGCGGCCTGGAATTCGACGTTCCGTATTATCATTAA
- the araA gene encoding L-arabinose isomerase, with the protein MLQVKPYQFWFVTGSQHLYGPETLKEVEAHSRTITEGLHKDPALAFELVFKPVLTTPDAIRKLCIEANSDDTCAGIITWMHTFSPAKMWIAGLSQLNKPLLHLHTQYNRDIPWASIDMDFMNLNQAAHGDREYGFIGARMGISRKVVVGYWEDGAVRGRLGSWMRTAVAFAESRTLKVARFGDNMRQVAVTEGDKVEAQIKFGWEVNGYGVGDLVAKVNAVTDDELNRLMDEYDSAYDLTPEARTEGAVRESIRYQARLELGMRAFLEEGGFTAFTTTFEDLHGLKQLPGLAVQRLMADGYGFGGEGDWKTSALVRLMKIMAGNEGTSFMEDYTYHLDPENELVLGAHMLEICPTISAGKPKIEVHPLGIGGKEDPARMVFDGRSGSALNASIIDMGNRFRLIVNQVDAVQPTEAMPNLPVARVLWKVQPSLKDGVEAWILAGGAHHTGFSYVVTAEQLNDFAEMAGIECVHIDNSTTPHAFRNELRLNDIAWRLSK; encoded by the coding sequence ATGTTACAAGTTAAGCCTTACCAGTTCTGGTTCGTCACAGGAAGCCAACATCTGTACGGTCCTGAGACCCTGAAAGAAGTGGAAGCCCATTCCCGCACCATTACTGAAGGGCTGCACAAAGATCCGGCCCTTGCTTTCGAACTTGTATTCAAACCTGTGTTAACCACACCGGACGCCATCCGCAAGCTATGTATTGAAGCCAACTCGGACGATACTTGCGCGGGAATCATTACGTGGATGCACACCTTTTCACCTGCCAAAATGTGGATCGCCGGACTCTCCCAACTCAACAAACCGCTGCTTCACCTGCACACACAGTATAACCGGGATATTCCATGGGCCTCCATCGACATGGATTTCATGAACCTGAATCAGGCGGCGCACGGCGATCGTGAATACGGCTTTATCGGCGCGCGTATGGGCATCTCCCGCAAGGTCGTTGTCGGTTATTGGGAAGATGGAGCGGTACGCGGGCGCCTTGGCAGCTGGATGCGTACGGCCGTTGCTTTTGCCGAAAGCCGTACGTTGAAAGTGGCCCGGTTTGGCGATAATATGCGACAGGTCGCGGTTACCGAAGGGGATAAGGTGGAGGCTCAAATCAAGTTTGGCTGGGAAGTGAACGGTTATGGCGTCGGCGACCTCGTTGCCAAGGTGAATGCTGTAACGGATGATGAGCTGAACCGTCTGATGGACGAGTATGATTCCGCCTACGATTTGACTCCTGAAGCCCGTACGGAAGGGGCGGTTCGCGAGTCCATCCGATACCAGGCGAGATTGGAACTCGGCATGCGCGCCTTCCTTGAAGAAGGGGGCTTTACAGCGTTCACTACGACGTTTGAGGATCTTCACGGCCTGAAACAACTCCCGGGACTTGCCGTTCAACGCCTCATGGCGGACGGGTACGGGTTCGGCGGTGAAGGCGACTGGAAAACCTCGGCTTTGGTGAGGTTAATGAAAATTATGGCAGGCAATGAAGGAACGTCCTTTATGGAAGATTATACGTACCATCTGGATCCCGAGAATGAACTCGTTCTTGGCGCGCATATGCTGGAGATTTGTCCTACCATCTCGGCAGGCAAGCCAAAGATTGAAGTACACCCGCTCGGCATCGGCGGCAAAGAAGATCCGGCGCGCATGGTATTCGACGGCCGATCGGGCAGCGCGCTGAACGCATCGATCATTGATATGGGTAATCGATTCCGTCTGATCGTAAATCAAGTGGACGCGGTTCAGCCGACCGAAGCGATGCCGAATCTGCCGGTCGCCCGCGTCCTGTGGAAGGTGCAGCCCAGCTTGAAGGACGGGGTTGAAGCCTGGATTCTGGCGGGCGGCGCGCACCATACGGGCTTCTCGTATGTGGTGACGGCCGAGCAGTTGAATGACTTTGCCGAAATGGCAGGCATCGAGTGTGTGCATATCGATAACAGCACGACACCGCATGCGTTCCGAAATGAACTGCGATTGAACGACATAGCGTGGCGTCTGAGCAAGTAA
- a CDS encoding ribulokinase — protein sequence MGFQGSKKYAIGVDYGTQSGRAVLVDLADGTEIADHVTPYTHGVIDEVLPGSGIKLEHDWALQHPADYIEVLTRSVPEVMKASGVAAEDVIGLGIDFTACTMLPVNNQGEPLCLLPQYKDNPHSWVKLWKHHAAQEEANRINEIAASRGEAFLPRYGGKISSEWMMAKVWQILNEAPDIYEQTDLFLEATDWVVSRMTGSVLRNSCTAGYKSIWHKGDGYPDKAFFKALDPRLEHLTDTKLRGSIVPLGTKAGELTEEMAQLMGLNPGIAVAVGNVDAHAAVPAVGVVTPGKLVMAMGTSICHMLLGTEEREVEGMCGVVEDGIIPGYMGYEAGQSAVGDIFEWYVEEAVPAYVKEAAAAEDVNVHVWLEKKASAYKPGQTGLLALDWWNGNRSVLVDTDLTGLLVGCTLLTKPEEIYRTLLEATAFGTRKIVDAFHENGVPVEELYACGGLPQKNQLLMQIYADVTNREIKVAASKQTPALGAAMFAAVAAGAEAGGYDTIVDAAERMARVREESYRPIPENVAVYEALYQEYSKLHDYFGRGENDVMKRLKALKENAQETPALTTA from the coding sequence ATGGGTTTTCAAGGTTCCAAAAAATACGCCATCGGCGTTGACTACGGCACACAATCGGGCCGAGCGGTACTCGTAGATCTCGCTGACGGTACGGAAATCGCGGATCATGTAACACCTTACACACACGGCGTCATCGATGAAGTGTTACCCGGCTCCGGCATCAAGCTCGAGCATGATTGGGCTTTGCAGCATCCTGCGGATTATATCGAAGTGCTCACCCGTTCCGTTCCAGAAGTCATGAAAGCTTCCGGTGTGGCGGCGGAAGATGTCATCGGACTCGGCATCGATTTCACGGCATGCACGATGCTGCCTGTCAACAACCAAGGCGAGCCCTTGTGCTTGCTGCCCCAGTATAAAGATAATCCGCATAGCTGGGTCAAGCTGTGGAAGCATCACGCCGCTCAGGAAGAGGCTAACCGCATCAACGAGATTGCGGCCTCCCGCGGCGAAGCCTTTCTGCCAAGATACGGCGGCAAAATTTCGTCCGAATGGATGATGGCGAAAGTTTGGCAGATTTTGAACGAAGCTCCGGATATCTATGAGCAGACCGACCTGTTCCTGGAAGCGACGGACTGGGTCGTCTCGCGGATGACCGGCAGCGTTCTGCGGAATTCCTGTACGGCCGGCTACAAATCGATCTGGCACAAAGGCGACGGTTACCCGGACAAAGCGTTCTTCAAGGCGTTAGATCCCCGGTTAGAGCACCTTACGGACACGAAGCTGCGCGGAAGTATCGTACCGCTGGGCACCAAGGCGGGCGAGCTGACTGAGGAGATGGCGCAGCTCATGGGCTTGAACCCCGGCATCGCAGTCGCGGTAGGCAATGTGGATGCGCATGCGGCCGTGCCGGCGGTAGGCGTTGTTACACCCGGCAAGCTTGTGATGGCGATGGGCACTTCGATCTGCCATATGCTGCTCGGCACCGAAGAGCGCGAAGTGGAAGGCATGTGCGGCGTGGTAGAAGACGGCATCATCCCGGGCTACATGGGCTATGAGGCGGGTCAGTCGGCGGTAGGCGATATTTTTGAATGGTACGTGGAGGAAGCGGTTCCCGCTTATGTGAAAGAAGCGGCCGCTGCCGAAGACGTCAATGTACATGTATGGCTGGAGAAGAAAGCTTCGGCTTACAAACCTGGCCAAACCGGATTGCTGGCGCTCGATTGGTGGAACGGCAACCGTTCGGTGTTAGTGGATACCGACTTAACCGGATTGCTGGTCGGATGCACATTGTTGACGAAGCCTGAAGAAATTTACCGTACGTTACTGGAAGCCACAGCTTTCGGCACACGCAAAATCGTCGACGCGTTCCACGAAAACGGCGTTCCGGTGGAAGAATTGTACGCATGCGGAGGTCTCCCGCAGAAGAATCAGCTGCTTATGCAAATCTATGCCGATGTAACCAACCGGGAGATCAAGGTAGCAGCTTCCAAGCAGACACCGGCGTTGGGTGCCGCTATGTTCGCGGCGGTTGCGGCGGGAGCGGAAGCGGGCGGCTATGACACAATTGTCGATGCGGCAGAGCGCATGGCGCGTGTCCGTGAAGAGAGCTATCGCCCAATCCCGGAGAATGTGGCTGTATACGAAGCACTCTATCAGGAGTATAGCAAGCTGCATGACTATTTCGGCCGCGGAGAGAACGATGTGATGAAGCGTCTGAAGGCGCTCAAAGAGAATGCACAGGAAACACCTGCCCTCACAACCGCTTAA
- the araD gene encoding L-ribulose-5-phosphate 4-epimerase — protein MQQTLSLEQLKHQVWEANMELPRHKLVTFTWGNVSGIDRELELVVIKPSGVPYEELQAEQMVVVDMDGNVVDGKLKPSSDTATHLVLYKAFANIGGIVHTHSPWATSWAQAGKGIPALGTTHADYFYGEVPCTRLMTEAEIKGAYELETGNVIVEAFHNLNPDQMPGVLVNCHAPFTWGKDAHAAVHNAVVLEEVAKIASRTLNLKADVQAMDQHLLDRHFLRKHGANAYYGQG, from the coding sequence ATGCAACAAACATTAAGTCTGGAACAATTGAAGCATCAGGTTTGGGAAGCGAACATGGAGCTGCCCCGGCATAAGTTGGTAACGTTTACATGGGGGAATGTAAGCGGTATTGACCGTGAACTGGAACTCGTCGTCATTAAACCCAGCGGCGTGCCATACGAGGAACTTCAGGCGGAGCAGATGGTGGTGGTGGATATGGACGGGAATGTGGTGGACGGAAAGTTGAAACCCTCTTCGGATACCGCCACACACTTGGTGCTGTACAAAGCATTCGCCAACATTGGCGGCATCGTGCATACGCACTCCCCTTGGGCCACAAGCTGGGCGCAGGCTGGGAAAGGGATCCCGGCACTCGGTACGACCCATGCGGATTACTTCTACGGTGAAGTTCCATGTACCCGACTGATGACGGAAGCCGAAATTAAAGGAGCTTACGAGCTGGAGACAGGCAATGTCATAGTTGAAGCGTTCCATAACCTAAATCCTGACCAGATGCCCGGGGTTTTAGTGAATTGCCACGCGCCTTTTACTTGGGGGAAAGACGCGCATGCCGCCGTACATAATGCCGTTGTCTTGGAGGAAGTAGCCAAAATCGCTTCACGGACTTTAAATCTGAAGGCGGACGTTCAGGCGATGGATCAGCATTTGCTGGACCGCCACTTTTTGCGCAAACACGGGGCGAATGCTTACTACGGACAAGGTTAA